The Elusimicrobiota bacterium DNA window CCGAGGGCGACCCGACCCTCCTCTTCACCTCGGCCGGCATGGTCCCCTTCAAGCCCTACTTCCTCGGGATGAAGAAGGGCATCTCGCGCGCGACCTCCTGCCAGAAGTGCTTCCGCACCACCGACATCGACCGCGTCGGCACGACGATCCGCCACCTCACCTTCTTCGAGATGCTCGGGAACTTCTCCTTCGCCGACTACTTCAAGGCCGACGCCGTCCACTTCGCCTGGGACTTCCTCACCGGCACGGTCGGGCTCGACCCCAGGCGCCTCTACCCCACGGTCTTCAAGGACGACGCGGAGGCCGAGGAGATATGGAAGAAGCAGGGCGTGTCGAACCCCATCACGCGCCTGGGCGAGGACTCCAACTTCTGGGCCATGGGCCCGACGGGCCCCTGCGGCCCGTGCTCGGAGATCTACTACGACCTCGGCCCCGAGTGGTCGTGCGGCAAGCCCGGCTGCACGGTCGGCTGCGACTGCGACCGCTACCTCGAGGTCTGGAACCTCGTCTTCATGCAGTACGAACGGCTCGAGGGCGGGACGCTGAAGTCCCTCCCCTTCAAGAACATCGACACCGGCATGGGCCTCGAGCGGCTCTCGATGATCGTGCAGGGCAAGCCGAGCCCCTTCGAGACCGACCTCCTCGCGCCCATCGCGGCGGCCGCCTCCTCCGTGCTGAGCACCCCGCTCCCCGGGGAGAAGGAGTCGAGCGCCGCGGCCGCCGAGGCGCGCACCGCCTACCGCATCGTCTCCGACCACATCCGCTCGGCCGCGATGCTCGCCTCCGAGGGCGTCATCCCCTCCAACGTCGAGCGCGGCTACGTCCTGCGCCGGCTCATCCGCCGCGCGGCGCGCTACGGCCGCCTGCTCGGAGCGAAGGAGCCGTTCCTCCACGCCCTCGTCCCCTCGGTGCTCTCGGTCTACGCGCACCCTTACCCGGCGCTCTTCGCCGCCAAGGGGCAGGTCGAGCAGACCCTCCTCGCCGAGGAGCAGCGCTTCCTGGAGACCCTCGAGAAGGGCGAGCGCGAGCTCGCGACGATCCTCGAGGCGCACCCGAAGACCCTCCCCGGCGAGACCGCCTTCAAGCTCTACGACACCTTCGGCTTCCCCCTCGAGCTGACCCGCGAGATCGCCTCGCGCCGCGGAGTCTCCGTCGAGGAAGAGGGCTTCGCCAAGGCCCAGGAGGCCGCCGCCGACACCGCGCGCGCCGGCTGGAAGGGCTCCGGCGAGCGCCCCACGGTGCACTACGACAAGCTCCTCCAGAAGCACCCCGGCCTCAAGAGCGAGTTCATCGGCTACCACAAGACCTCGCACGAGACCCGGGTGATCCTCATCCTCCGCTACGGCTCCTCCGGCGTCGAGGAGGCCGAGGAGCTCAAGCCCGGCGACGAGGGAGAGGTCGTCCTCCTCCAGACCCCCTTCTACGCGGAGAGCGGCGGCCAGGTCGGGGACCAGGGCGTCCTCCTCGACGACGTCGACGAGAAGAAGCAGTTCGCGCTCGTCCACGACGTCCAGAAGCCGCACCCCCATCTCCTCACGCACCGCGTCACGGCCCAGCGGCCGCTGAAGCTCCACGCGAAGGTCCGCGCGGTCGTCGACGCGGAGCGGCGGCGCAAGACCGCCTACCACCACACGGCGACGCACCTCCTCAACGAGGCGCTGCACCGCGTGCTCGGCGGCAACGTGCGGCAGGCGGGCTCGATGGTCGCGCCCGACCGCCTGCGCTTCGACTTCACGCACCCGAAGCCCATGAGCGAGGAGCAGGTCGCCGAGGTCGAGAAGATCGTCAACGAGGCCATCGCCCGCGACCTGCCGGTCGAGGTCGAGGAGCGCGCCGCCGAGGAGGCGAAGGCCCTCAAGGCCCTGACCCTGCTCGGCGAGAACTACGGCGCGCGCCCCCGCTTCGTGCTCATCGGCCCCAAGGGCTTCCGCGACCCGCTCGACCGCTACAGCCTCGAGCTCTGCGGCGGCACGCACGTCGAGCGCACCGGAGAGATCCAGGACTTCAAGATCGTCAAGGAGAGCGCCGTCGCCGCCGGCATCCGCCGCATCGAGGCCGTCGCCGGCCCCGCCCTCGAGCACCTCCAGCGCATCGAGGAGGAGAAGACGCGCCAAGGCCTGCGCGACGCCATCCAGCGCTACATCGAGGTCACCTCGAAGATCCAGTCCGTGACCGGCAAGCCCTACCGCGACGTCGTCAAGAACATCCCGGACGCCGACACCGGCCCCCTCGAGGAGGTCCGCAAGTCCCTCGGCGCCCTGCGCGAGCTCGAGAAGATCCTGCGCGCCGACCTCGACTCCCACAAGCAGTCGAAGCTCTCCCAGCAGGCCAAGATGGGGCAGGTCGTGCTGCAGGTCGGCGCGGTCAAGCTCTCCGTGCAGAAGTTCGCCCAGGCCGAGATCCAGACCCTGCGAGGCATCGCCGACCAGATCAAGCGCGAGCTCGGCACCGGCGTCGTCCTCCTGGCCACCAGCGAGGAGCACAAGCTCTCCTTCGTCCTGAGCGTGACGCAGGATCTCGTGGACAAGGGCATCGACGCCTCGAAGATCGCCCGCGAGATCGCCGTCATCACGAAGGGGCGCGCCGGCGGGCGCAAGGACTTCGCCCAGGGCGGCGGGCCCGACGCCGACTGGGAAGAGATCGTCAACAAGGTGAAGGAGCTCGTCCACCTTTAGCCGGGAATCCTGACGGGGATCCCCGGCTCCGTCCAGGCATCGGAGTCCCCCCTTTGGCGCCAGATCCCTCGCAGCACACCCCCTCGGAACGCGCGGAAGCGGACTCTCCCCGGCGCGTTCCGAGAGTCCATCCCGCTCCCCGCATCGTCCTGCACGTCGACATGGACTGCTTCTTCGCGGCCGTCGAGGAGCGCGACGACCCGACCCTCGCGGGAAAGCCCGTCGTCGTGGGCTCCGACCCCAAGGGCGGGCGCGGGCGCGGGATCGTCGCGACGTGCAACTATCCGGCGCGGCGCTTCGGCATCCGCTCGGCCATGCCCATCTCGACGGCCTGGCGGCGCTGCCCGGGAGCCGTCTACCTTCGTCCGCGCTTCGCCGCCTACTCGGAGGCGAGCCGTCGCGTCATGGAGCTCTTGCGCGCGTCCGCCGACGTCCTCGAGGTCGTCGGCATCGACGAAGCGTACCTCGACGTCTCCCGCCGCGCGACCTTCGAGGCCGCGCGCGAGCTCGCCCGCGCGCTCCAGCAGGAGGTCCGCGCGAAGGAGCGCCTCTCCTGCTCCATCGGCGCCGGCCCCAACAAGCTCGTCGCCAAGCTCGCCAGCGAGCACAAGAAGCCCGGGGGCCTCACCGTCGTCATCCCCTCGCGCGTTCAGGAGTTCCTCGACCCCAAGGAGGTCCGCGCGCTGCGCGGCGTCGGGCCGAAGACCGAGGAGAGCCTGCGAGAGAGGGGCGTCGAGACCGTCCGCCAGCTGCGCCGCCTCTCGCGCGAGACGCTGCGCGCCGTCTTCGGGAGCTTCGGCGACTACCTCCACGACGAGGCGCGCGGGATCAGCGAGAGCCCCGTGGACCCGGTCTGGGAGCAGAAGTCCTTCGGACGCGAGGACACCTTCCCCGAGGACACCGACGACCTCGACGAGGTGAAGGCCGCGCTGCTGGGCTGCGTGCGCCGCGTGCGCTCGGACATGGTCGCGGAGGGACACTGGTGCCGGACGCTCACGGTCAAGGTGCGCTACGAGGGCTACGAGACGCACTCGCGCCAGACGACCCTGCGCCTGGCCACCGGGCGCCTCGACCAGCTCGAGCGCGGAGCGCTCGACCTCCTCGAGCCCTTCCTGGGCGCCCAGAAGCGCTTCCGCCTCGTCGGC harbors:
- the dinB gene encoding DNA polymerase IV is translated as MAPDPSQHTPSERAEADSPRRVPRVHPAPRIVLHVDMDCFFAAVEERDDPTLAGKPVVVGSDPKGGRGRGIVATCNYPARRFGIRSAMPISTAWRRCPGAVYLRPRFAAYSEASRRVMELLRASADVLEVVGIDEAYLDVSRRATFEAARELARALQQEVRAKERLSCSIGAGPNKLVAKLASEHKKPGGLTVVIPSRVQEFLDPKEVRALRGVGPKTEESLRERGVETVRQLRRLSRETLRAVFGSFGDYLHDEARGISESPVDPVWEQKSFGREDTFPEDTDDLDEVKAALLGCVRRVRSDMVAEGHWCRTLTVKVRYEGYETHSRQTTLRLATGRLDQLERGALDLLEPFLGAQKRFRLVGFAVSKFEPPVDLLPLE
- the alaS gene encoding alanine--tRNA ligase encodes the protein MSDLRDGFLKYFDRKGHLICASVPLIPEGDPTLLFTSAGMVPFKPYFLGMKKGISRATSCQKCFRTTDIDRVGTTIRHLTFFEMLGNFSFADYFKADAVHFAWDFLTGTVGLDPRRLYPTVFKDDAEAEEIWKKQGVSNPITRLGEDSNFWAMGPTGPCGPCSEIYYDLGPEWSCGKPGCTVGCDCDRYLEVWNLVFMQYERLEGGTLKSLPFKNIDTGMGLERLSMIVQGKPSPFETDLLAPIAAAASSVLSTPLPGEKESSAAAAEARTAYRIVSDHIRSAAMLASEGVIPSNVERGYVLRRLIRRAARYGRLLGAKEPFLHALVPSVLSVYAHPYPALFAAKGQVEQTLLAEEQRFLETLEKGERELATILEAHPKTLPGETAFKLYDTFGFPLELTREIASRRGVSVEEEGFAKAQEAAADTARAGWKGSGERPTVHYDKLLQKHPGLKSEFIGYHKTSHETRVILILRYGSSGVEEAEELKPGDEGEVVLLQTPFYAESGGQVGDQGVLLDDVDEKKQFALVHDVQKPHPHLLTHRVTAQRPLKLHAKVRAVVDAERRRKTAYHHTATHLLNEALHRVLGGNVRQAGSMVAPDRLRFDFTHPKPMSEEQVAEVEKIVNEAIARDLPVEVEERAAEEAKALKALTLLGENYGARPRFVLIGPKGFRDPLDRYSLELCGGTHVERTGEIQDFKIVKESAVAAGIRRIEAVAGPALEHLQRIEEEKTRQGLRDAIQRYIEVTSKIQSVTGKPYRDVVKNIPDADTGPLEEVRKSLGALRELEKILRADLDSHKQSKLSQQAKMGQVVLQVGAVKLSVQKFAQAEIQTLRGIADQIKRELGTGVVLLATSEEHKLSFVLSVTQDLVDKGIDASKIAREIAVITKGRAGGRKDFAQGGGPDADWEEIVNKVKELVHL